One stretch of Psilocybe cubensis strain MGC-MH-2018 chromosome 6, whole genome shotgun sequence DNA includes these proteins:
- a CDS encoding Pyridoxine/pyridoxamine 5'-phosphate oxidase, with amino-acid sequence MDKVIAQPAADKLKVLPHLQYVTKDHLTPSNAASSPLDQFRSWFKEAVEGDKVQEPEAMTLSTATPNGIPSARVVLLKQVDSKGFVFFTNYTSRKSQELSVNPHAAIAIYWREIHRSVRVVGRVEKLTPEENAEYFQSRPVGSRLGAWASKQSTVIQEGELDARLAKVKSKFGIQDEKDGAEVPTPEFWGGWRVIPDEVEFWSGKPSRLHDRIRYLRTGEISDEHPTWKIERLSP; translated from the exons ATGGACAAAGTCATCGCACAACCTGCTGCCGATAAACTCAAAGTCCTCCCTCACCTTCAATACGTGACCAAGGATCATCTCACCCCCAGCAACGCCGCATCGTCTCCTCTAGATCAGTTTCGATCATGGTTCAAAGAGGCTGTTGAAGGCGACAAAGTGCAAGAACCGGAAGCCATGACACTCTCAACTGCGACCCCCAATGGTATCCCATCCGCACGCGTCGTTCTCCTGAAACAAGTCGACTCAAAGGGTTTCGTCTTTTTCACCAACTACACCTCTCGAAAATCTCAAGAACTCTCAGTCAATCCTCATGCTGCTATTGCCATATATTGGCGGGAGATTCATAGATCAGTTAGAGTGGTCGGACGGGTTGAGAAACTCACTCCAGAAGAAAACGCAGAGTACTTCCAGAGTCGTCCTGTTGGTAGCCGCCTAGGCGCTTGGGCAAGTAAGCAAAGTACAGTGATACAGGAAGGTGAACTTGATGCTCGACTGGCAAAAGTCAAGTCCAAGTTTGGGATTCAGGACGAGAAGGACGGCGCTGAGGTCCCTACCCCCGAATTCTGGGGCGGTTGGAGAGTGATTCCAGA TGAAGTTGAATTTTGGAGTGGAAAGCCCTCTCGATTACACGACCGCATTCGCTATCTGAGAACGGGAGAGATATCGGATGAACATCCTACCTGGAAGATTGAAAGATTGTCACCGTAG
- a CDS encoding putative ATP-dependent RNA helicase DHR1 — MGPGPVRREAYNSKGRQSTAGSRKKGKARKKDKSDLPPEEPQHDANAAILTPKTPEEKEAERKEKLLQELAAQSESKWTSKKKKRLEKYIDKKLKKEERVLLFEKLSKSQAALSSTALQSSATLGTGKVVTHHEQQAKAENVLVKKALLGKTGKRKRHQDIYAVYDYDSGEDEDEEHDQPCVGEDGEPVAKRRRAASPRPQPSNEVDVIDSSANDPSPISVKSLPVVGSALQRNPDGSVIAPKIRVRSKTKQSIKRGWGRMKAVEVQPESDTSFDSSDSENDESVPMNDNEIESHSRDSHDSSELEDGHEDTGGEGEDSELEPEPVTSKKSLGFKEWAMKQLGAAKGFEPTREVSSEPIYPPPSSQRIEKKRRLEGNNEHPEFRGPLGEELHLPSTSFAKELLSSGPSLKSSSYVKVVDVKRPLEVEEARVLLPIVTEEQPIMEAILLNPVVVICGETGSGKTTQVPQFLYEAGFGTPGSDNPGMIGITQPRRVAAMSMAARVGHELSLTSSRVSYQIRYDATVSPSTSIKFMTDGVLLRELATDFLLTKYSVIIVDEAHERSINTDILIGVLSRVVRLREDMWKGGKDGIKPLRLIIMSATLRVADFADNKALFSAPPPVINVAARQHPVTIHFSRRTYPDYVTQAIKKTAKIHTRLPPGGILIFLTGQSEIAGVCRKLEAKFGKQALDARKQRGLQSQLAFMDRPETAQLKVVNPAQADVEVEDMDLGSSVNEALAFDVDEHLGDAIDDEALESDDEDRLNEEVGLDVDVDVPMHVVPLYSLLPSDKQMLVFKPPPPGHRLVVVSTNIAETSLTIPGIRYVVDCGRAKERHYDISSGIQSFQVQWISKASASQRAGRAGRTGPGHCYRLYSSALFEHHFERFATPEIRRMPIEGVVLQMKSMHIDAVINFPFPTPPDKSTLQKAENTLTYLGALQPPSKLIKGFKGNEAQITDLGRVMALFPLSPRFSRMLVSGQQHGCLPYVIAIISALSVGDPFVYEDTVGQDDDAEIPAEDAAALSGIEKEAVREKERRQVLRKAFFQSQYIHSSLGDHSSDLFKMLSVVGAYEYAGGGQRFCAEHFVRPKAMEEIHKLRAQISSIVHTNFPSTDPGFTPHLPPPSSQQIKVLRQLLTAGFIDQVAVRKDVVDKVETSGTQYSNSRNIPYRALGIQEDVYIHPSSLLINVVPPEYIVYHEVVRTSRVFLKGLTKINPVWLSTLAKDTLCTFSKPVRNNANVLMTIPRFGPDGWELPAIKAPASN; from the exons ATGGGTCCTGGTCCAGTTCGAAGAGAAGCTTACAACTCCAAGGGGCGCCAATCAACAGCTGGctcaagaaagaaagggaaagccAGGAAGAAAGATAAATCAGACCTGCCCCCGGAGGAGCCTCAGCATGATGCAAATGCCGCCATTTTGACGCCCAAAACACCggaagagaaggaggcggaACGAAAGGAAAAGTTACTTCAGGAA CTTGCTGCTCAATCCGAATCCAAGTGGAcaagcaagaagaagaaaagattgGAGAAATACATT GATAAAAAACTCAAGAAAGAGGAACGAGTGTTACTCTTTGAAAAACTTTC TAAGTCACAGGCAGCACTTTCATCAACAGCACTTCAGTCCTCTGCGACTTTGGGGACGGGAAAGGTTGTTACCCACCATGAACAGCAAGCAAAGGCAGAGAATGTTCTCGTTAAGAAGGCTTTGCTTGGGAAAACTGGAAAACGTAAACGACATCAAGATATATATGCCGTTTACGATTACGATTCaggagaggatgaagacgaagagcaCGACCAGCCATGTGTAGGAGAGGACGGAGAGCCAGTGGCGAAGCGAAGACGGGCGGCCTCTCCTCGGCCCCAGCCTTCGAACGAAGTAGATGTGATCGACAGCTCTGCAAATGATCCATCGCCGATTTCAGTAAAAAGCTTACCCGTTGTGGGTAGTGCGTTGCAGCGGAATCCTGATGGAAGCGTTATTGCACCAAAAATTCGAGTGAGATCTAAAACCAAGCAA TCAATAAAAAGAGGCTGGGGTCGTATGAAGGCTGTTGAGGTGCAGCCTGAATCCGATACTTCATTTGACAGTTCCGATTCTGAAAACGACGAATCAGTACCAATGAACGACAATGAAATAGAGTCCCATTCAAGGGACAGTCATGACTCCTCTGAACTGGAAGACGGGCATGAGGATACCGGTGGTGAAGGGGAAGACTCAGAACTGGAACCAGAGCCAGTAACATCGAAGAAGTCCCTTGGGTTCAAAGAATGGGCCATGAAACAGCTTGGAGCTGCGAAAGGATTTGAACCAACACGAGAAGTATCCTCCGAGCCTATCTACCCTCCACCTTCATCCCAGCGtattgaaaagaaaagaagactTGAAGGAAATAACGAACATCCTGAATTCCGAGGTCCTCTAGGCGAAGAACTACACCTTCCTTCTACGTCCTTTGCTAAAGAACTTCTGAGCTCTGGTCCATCACTCAAATCAAGTTCTTACGTGAAGGTTGTTGACGTTAAAAGGCCTTTGGAAGTAGAAGAGGCTCGAGTTTTGCTTCCTATCGTCACAGAGGAACAGCCTATCATGGAAGCTATCCTCCTGAATCCTGTTGTGGTCATTTGCGGTGAGACTGGCAGTGGAAAAACTACACAAGTTCCTCAGTTCCTCTATGAGGCCGGCTTTGGAACCCCTGGTAGCG ATAATCCTGGAATGATTGGCATCACACAACCTCGCCGTGTAGCAGCAATGTCTATGGCTGCTCGTGTTGGGCACGAATTGTCTCTGACTTCTTCCCGAGTATCCTACCAAATCCGTTACGATGCAACTGTTTCTCCATCTACTTCCATCAAGTTTATGACGGACGGCGTCTTGCTGAGGGAGTTGGCTACAGACTTTTTGTTGACTAAATATTCTGTCATTATAGTGGACGAAGCCCACGAGCGCAGTATCAATACTGATATCTTGATTGGTGTCCTAAGTCGCGTCGTTCGACTTCGTGAAGACATGTGGaaaggaggaaaagatgGCATCAAG CCTTTGCGTCTGATAATCATGTCTGCCACTTTACGTGTTGCCGATTTTGCTGACAATAAAGCACTCTTCTCTGCACCTCCCCCGGTCATCAATGTTGCTGCTCGTCAACATCCGGTTACTATTCACTTCAGTCGCCGAACATATCCAGACTATGTTACACAAGCCATCAAAAAAACAGCTAAGATTCACACACGTTTACCTCCAGGAGGTATACTTATTTTCCTCACTGGGCAATCAGAGATTGCCGGAGTCTGTCGTAAATTGGAAGCCAAGTTTGGGAAGCAGGCTCTTGATGCGAGGAAACAAAGAGGACTTCAGTCCCAGCTTGCTTTTATGGACAGGCCAGAAACCGCCCAATTAAAGGTCGTAAACCCAGCGCAAG CTGatgttgaggttgaagacATGGACCTCGGTAGTTCTGTGAATGAGGCCCTTGCTTTTGACGTGGATGAACACTTGGGAGACGCAATCGACGATGAAGCTTTGGAAAGCGACGATGAAGATCGGCTTAATGAAGAGGTTGGGCTTGATGTGGACGTTGACG TGCCTATGCATGTTGTGCCTTTGTATTCATTACTTCCCAGTGACAAACAAATGCTTGTCTTCAAACCCCCGCCTCCAGGTCATCGTCTCGTTGTGGTGTCCACCAACATTGCAGAAACGTCTCTTACAATCCCAGGAATTCGTTATGTCGTAGACTGTGGTAGGGCAAAAGAA CGACATTATGATATCTCCAGCGGTATACAATCTTTCCAAGTGCAGTGGATCTCGAAGGCTTCCGCTTCTCAACGCGCTGGACGAGCAGGACGCACTGGCCCTGGTCATTGTTACCGACTTTATTCTTCTGCTCTTTTCGAGCATCATTTTGAAAGGTTTGCCACCCCTGAGATACGGCGTATGCCTATCGAGGGCGTCGTATTGCAGATGAAGAGCATGCACATCGATGCCGTCATAAATTTTCCTTTCCCAACCCCTCCTGATAAGAGCACGCTCCAGAAGGCAGAAAATACATTGACCTATCTCGGTGCCCTTCAGCCACCTAGCAAGCTAATCAAAGGTTTCAAGGGAAACGAGGCACAGATAACAGATCTTGGTAGAGTTATGGCTTTGTTCCCGCTATCTCCTCGGTTTTCGAGAATGCTTGTCAGTGGGCAGCAACACGGCTGCCTCCCATATGTGATTGCGATTATATCTGCTCTCTCAGTTGGAGATCCTTTCGTATATGAAGACACTGTCGGTCAAGATGACGACGCAGAAATTCCCGCTGAAGATGCCGCAGCTTTGTCCGGCATAGAAAAGGAGGCTGttagagaaaaagaaagacgtCAAGTTCTCCGAAAGGCGTTCTTTCAATCGCAATAT ATACATTCATCTCTAGGTGATCATTCAAGTGATCTGTTCAAAATGCTCTCTGTAGTGGGGGCGTACGAATATGCTGGAGGTGGACAAAGGTTTTGTGCTGAACATTTCGTGCGTCCTAAA GCTATGGAAGAAATCCATAAACTGAGAGCTCAAATTAGCTCTATAGTCCACACAAATTTTCCAAGCACTGATCCCGGGTTTACTCCGCATCTTCCACCGCCAAGTAGCCAGCAG ATCAAGGTTTTGAGGCAACTTTTAACAGCAGGTTTCATCGATCAAGTAGCCGTAAGGAAGGACGTTGTCGACAAGGTTGAAACATCAGGCACGCAATATTCTAACTCCAGAAATATCCCATATCGCGCTCTTGGGATCCAAGAAGACGTCTACATCCACCCATCATCTTTGCTCATCAATGTGGTACCTCCTGAATATATTGTTTATCATGAAGTTGTCCGCACTTCCAGGGTGTTCCTCAAAG GGTTAACAAAAATCAACCCTGTTTGGTTATCCACTCTGGCTAAAGATACCCTCTGCACCTTTTCAAAGCCAGTCAGGAATAACGCTAATGTCCTCATGACAATACCTCGGTTTGGTCCAGATGGGTGGGAGTTGCCTGCTATTAAAGCGCCAGCATCGAACTAG
- a CDS encoding Translin, whose protein sequence is MESNELEHINKLLDSDIELREKIKEQVNELDKKTRIMAGLLNKIHSTPSDAMPALLESVRPILFSCRDVTSKLSEIIPENQFWRWKDMWSNSLRTAVYAAVLIEYLSKRTLLTIAQTAEMLGITAECSDRMALPAEDYLHALISLVNELSRLAVNAVTLGNFEEPIKISTFVKELFAGFSMLNLKNDALRRRFDSLKYDIKKIEEVVYDVSLRKLTSVPPPKTVENP, encoded by the exons ATGGAATCCAACGAATTGGAGCACATTAACAAGCTACTTGATAGTGATATTGAGTTGCGTGAG aaaataaaggaACAAGTCAATGAACTCGATAAGAAAACACGAATTATGGCTGGCCTTCTCAACAAAATTCATTCCACGCCATCAGATGCAA TGCCTGCATTGCTAGAATCTGTGCGCCCTATTCTGTTCAGTTGTCGGGATGTGACCTCCAAGTTGTCCGAAATCATCCCTGAAAATCAATTTTGGAGATGGAAAGACATGTGGTCAAATTCCCTACGGACTGCAGTCTATGCTGCCGTACTGATTGAGTATCTATCCAAGAGGACACTACTTACCATCGCTCAAACCGCAGAAATGCTTGGAA TTACAGCGGAATGCAGCGATAGAATGGCGCTGCCTGCGGAGGATTATCTTCATGCATTGATTAGCTTGGTCAATGAACTT TCTCGATTGGCTGTAAATGCGGTGACCTTGGGTAACTTCGAAGAGCCAATCAAAATTTCAACGTTTGTGAAAGAGCTATTTGCTGGATTCTCGATG CTTAACTTGAAAAATGATGCACTACGCCGAAGGTTTGACAGCCTCAAGTACGACATCAAAAAAATCGAAGAAG TTGTCTATGATGTTTCATTGAGGAAATTGACATCAGTTCCCCCTCCCAAAACAGTTGAGAACCCTTGA
- a CDS encoding Protein ral2, with protein MLHSIYDLTTFCRKTTGDVPAKLVGASTTVVGSKMYLFGGRLVTERRMVSDLYVFDLETFVWEQIPMYPDDDVPRARYFHSADTWNNHLVVFGGMSNQLDSSNPDELCVLNDVRLYNLSTRRWLPSPPPPPEPDPLLPRARYAHLSSVTADRLFVIGGQDFYNTWLDDVCVFDLVTKTWVQKRDYPRHCGTYRSVAVSSNTTVRFPQEEMQASLSSSLEASGRRFKPSKSTASPSDDVTPPEAMTHLAYSVEPTEDHPSDIYLYSNYNFTDVKRELEVFSPLPDTDFTIQDRSSSMTGTTSPPGLRFPTGAILGTHLIIAGTYLAHSYQSFSIWVLDLTSMTWSRIDPGKAIETGSWFRGCLWADANKFLIFGNRHGNLVDDYNRRLLSWDHVAVVDLEAFGIYQPPPLKLDVRMQELGLAALEERVLTDFEVVCDDGVRIPCSRRILEDRWPWFKEQRKQFLRKATTTLESLPTSSMHLPLPEVAGDGVLDEPRVDPRLTPRAFHLSEPYAVTMALLQYFYSLALITPLQHTPAVLSQLLILATNYRIPHLESLVKHAMHRSLSNSTSVGVYEVATLCSCRSLQIRALKTVMSYTQKRPSRRTEKENGGSSRPSDSGGDGGNGSSSKYVSRPRGTSDAKWSTIADRGGGSSSSYNTMQELPTNEQAPSTIVVNMNVNVGTSPADLQPLRHHSSRPRLSSVADATSTAPGHHHRPSVSYINRSSSLPNEASSPLTPKTSSNSIGRSYIDYQNSATSDSDANNTTDDEYHINRKSSTPKLHGMTPVVWPKKAPNVRWIAPAELNGQTAPPPHFEPAPNSQLSISTSSVSNTASPSSTTSTSSAFARFLGHHEITRKKSQTDDSQVPNAFSTGQRSQSALDQLKSQILEMEEERKRSKKESHIHALVDQAGKPLTLSGAMTM; from the exons ATGCTGCACTCCATTTACGATCTCACCACATTCTGCAGGAAGACTACTGGCGATGTCCCTGCTAAACTTGTT GGCGCATCAACGACCGTCGTGGGCTCCAAAATGTATCTCTTT GGTGGAAGATTGGTAACGGAACGTAGGATGGTATCCGACCTCTatgtttttgatttggaGACCTTCGTTTGGGAGCAAATCCCCATGTATCCGGACGACGATGTCCCAAGAGCGCGATATTTCCATAGTGCAGATACAT GGAATAATCACCTCGTTGTCTTCGGTGGTATGAGCAATCAGCTCGATTCCTCAAATCCCGATGAGCTGTGTGTTCTTAACGATGTACGGCTCTACAATCTCTCTACGAGACGGTGGTTACCGTCTCCTCCCCCACCCCCTGAACCCGACCCGCTACTCCCTCGTGCTCGTTATGCCCACCTTTCTTCAGTAACGGCAGATCGCCTATTTGTCATCGGAGGCCAGGACTTCTACAATACGTGGTTGGATGATGTATGTGTATTCGATCTCGTTACCAAGACCTGGGTGCAGAAACGCGACTATCCAAGACATTGCGGCACCTATCGAAGTGTAGCCGTATCTTCAAATACTACCGTTCGATTCCCTCAGGAAGAAATGCAAGCTTCTCTCTCATCTTCTTTGGAGGCCTCTGGAAGAAGATTCAAACCGTCTAAAAGTACTGCAAGTCCATCCGACGATGTGACCCCTCCTGAAGCCATGACACATCTCGCTTATTCCGTTGAACCCACTGAAGATCATCCCAGTGATATTTACCTCTACAGCAACTATAAC TTTACCGACGTTAAGCGAGAGCTTGAGGTTTTTTCACCCCTCCCAGATACGGACTTTACAATCCAAGACCGGTCTTCTTCCATGACAGGAACTACTAGTCCACCGGGTCTTCGATTCCCTACTGGCGCTATTCTCGGTACACATCTTATTATTGCAGGGACGTACCTTGCCCATAGTTACCAGTCGTTCTCTATCTGGGTTCTCGACTTGACCTCTATGACCTGGTCGCGTATAGATCCTGGGAAAGCCATTGAAACCGGTTCTTGGTTCCGAGGATGCTTGTGGGCGGATGCTAACAAATTTCTAATATTTGGGAATCGACATGGCAATCTTGTAGATGACTACAACCGACGATTGTTGAGCTGGGATCACGTCGCAGTTGTTGACCTAGAAGCCTTCGGAATATATCAGCCTCCTCCACTCAAACTGGACGTTAGAATGCAGGAGCTGGGCCTCGCAGCTCTAGAAGAGCGAGTGCTGACAGATTTTGAAGTCGTCTGTGACGACGGCGTCAGAATACCGTGCTCAAGACGCATCCTGGAAGATCGTTGGCcatggttcaaagaacaacGAAAGCAGTTTTTGCGAAaggcaacaacaacactgGAATCGCTCCCAACATCATCGATGCATCTCCCTCTACCCGAGGTCGCAGGTGATGGAGTGCTGGATGAACCACGCGTTGACCCACGGCTGACGCCTCGAGCGTTCCATCTCTCGGAACCATATGCCGTTACAATGGCATTGCTACAATATTTTTACTCTCTCGCATTGATTACTCCGCTACAGCATACACCAGCAGTGCTGAGTCAACTATTAATTCTGGCTACTAATTACCGGATACCACATCTGGAATCACTTGTAAAACATGCCATGCACCGGTCATTGTCGAACTCGACTTCTGTGGGGGTTTATGAAGTGGCAACTTTATGCAGCTGTAGGAGTCTCCAAATTCG AGCTTTAAAGACTGTTATG TCGTACACACAAAAGCGACCATCAAGACGaactgaaaaagaaaacgggGGAAGTAGCCGACCGTCTGATAGCGGCGGCGATGGTGGTAATGGCTCGTCTAGTAAATACGTATCCCGGCCACGGGGCACTTCAGATGCCAAGTGGTCCACCATAGCCGACAGAGGAGGGGGCAGCAGTAGTTCATATA ATACTATGCAAGAACTGCCAACCAATGAACAAGCGCCGTCCACGATCGTGGTAAACATGAATGTCAATGTTGGCACTTCCCCGGCCGATCTGCAACCCTTACGACACCATTCTTCCCGCCCAAGGCTATCATCCGTCGCCGACGCCACTTCTACCGCTCCGGGTCATCATCACAGACCCTCCGTCAGCTATATAAATAGATCTTCTTCCCTTCCCAACGAAGCTTCTTCACCCCTAACTCCCAAGACATCTTCGAACAGCATTGGTCGTTCCTACATCGATTACCAAAATTCAGCAACTTCAGACAGTGATGCGAACAACACCACCGATGACGAATATCATATCAACCGGAAAAGCAGCACTCCCAAACTTCATGGCATGACCCCAGTCGTCTGGCCAAAAAAGGCGCCTAACGTTCGCTGGATTGCACCAGCTGAGCTTAATGGCCAGACAGCGCCACCGCCACACTTCGAACCTGCGCCTAACTCACAACTATCAATCTCTACATCCTCTGTTTCCAACACAGCGTCGCCTTCTAGTACAACGTCCACCAGCTCTGCATTTGCGAGATTTTTGGGCCACCACGAAATCACAAGGAAAAAATCGCAGACCGACGACTCGCAGGTACCGAACGCGTTCAGTACCGGTCAGCGATCTCAATCGGCGCTTGATCAGCTCAAAAGCCAAATTTTAGAAATGGAAGAAGAACGGAAGCGCTCCAAAAAGGAGTCACATATCCATGCTCTTGTCGACCAAGCAGGAAAACCTCTTACACTTTCGGGGGCGATGACTATGTAA
- a CDS encoding E3 ubiquitin-protein ligase CHFR produces MSQRLSPHSSPHRHADINQSPSQVASTSSLKRRASPSFECPDDNSRKKMKEGVADNIHQTDRISSENSATFIDDLLEELQCGCCSGLVYNPVLVVPCQHFFCGSCCTLWIRNGGTSCPACRGGATIAMPFRALQPIIERLLRNAPERARTQREKDQADEIYKAGTPLRIPPPREASPPPDVNRSTEYVHPCPHCLPNNPYDWRCPQPIVDPSSDIDHAWHIDDGVPPGHGNCGNCENLLALRAPTTTKCDLCLVSFCGIGVQDRCMALPLLSQHPHNMSTHSDLIQSAEVYECFDGNTVEVEIMLEYLDTQGISPRHIYREIVQHIQKQPRGFAPLLELELFTDIHSVAPGPEPSADSPRTKACRLCAAEIFLWGLREWWVRERKKGCLDQSIMNRKDCPDAARCVRQKNDLAHAKECPPHLSLDNHIFSAPDSEDEQNQVPAPEVVDVTGADNSHPANVEDPPVQPMLGISSPSLPSIPNEASSSQSSLALQFLLNEVGEDVEMMSPPPFHPPVSDACNTD; encoded by the exons ATGAGTCAACGATTGTCGCCCCACAGCAGTCCACATAGACACGCAGACATCAACCAATCTCCATCTCAAGTAGCCTCAACATCTTCCCTGAAGCGCAGAGCTTCCCCATCTTTTGAGTGCCCTGACGATAACAGTCgcaagaagatgaaggaaggcgtggcagataacatccaTCAAACAGACCGCATTTCAAGTGAGAACTCGGCGACCTTCATCGACGACCTCCTCGAGGAACTCCAATGTGGATGTTGCTCTGGGCTCGTCTATAACCCTGTCCTCGTCGTGCCTTGTCAACACTTTTTCTGTGGGAG CTGTTGCACCCTTTGGATTCGT AATGGTGGCACAAGCTGCCCTGCATGCCGCGGCGGCGCGACAATAGCGATGCCATTCCGCGCCCTTCAACCAATAATTGAGAGATTACTTCGGAACGCACCTGAAAGGGCGCGTACACAGCGTGAAAAGGATCAAGCTGACGAAATTTACAAGGCTGGGACACCGCTCCGT ATCCCTCCTCCAAGGGAAGCATCACCTCCGCCCGACGTGAATAGAAGCACTGAATATGTTCATCCTTGTCCACACTGTTTGCCCAACAATCCGTACGACTGGAGATGCCCTCAGCCTATTGTTGATCCCAGCAGTGATATCGATCATGCGTGGCATATCGACGACGGTGTGCCACCGGGCCATGGTAACTGCGGGAATTG TGAGAATTTACTTGCTCTTCGAGCACCCACTACGACAAAATGTGATCTTTGTCTTGTGTCGTTTTGCGGGATAGGAGTGCAGGATCGGTGCATGGCGCTGCCGCTTCTCTCTCAGCATCCGCACAATATGTCTACGCATTCTGATCTAATACAATCGGCCGAAGTGTACGAATGCTTCGATGGCAATACCGTTGAGGTCGAAATAATGTTAGAATATCTGGACACTCAAGGCATCAGCCCAAGGCATATATACCGCGAA ATTGTACAACACATACAGAAACAGCCCCGCGGATTTGCACCATTATTAGAACTCGAGTTATTCACTGATATCCATTCAGTTGCTCCTGGCCCAGAGCCCAGTGCTGATTCTCCGCGAACGAAAGCATGCCGTCTGTGTGCAGCTGAAATATTTCTCTGGGGCCTCAGGGAATGGTGGGttagagaaagaaagaagggaTGTCTCGATCAATCTATCATGAATCGTAAAGATTGCCCTGACGCCGCACGATGTGTTCGTCAAAAGAATGACCTTG CTCACGCCAAAGAAT GTCCACCCCACTTATCTTTAGATAACCACATTTTTTCCGCTCCTGATTCAGAAGACGAGCAAAACCAAGTCCCTGCGCCTGAAGTCGTAGATGTTACAGGTGCCGACAACTCTCATCCCGCCAACGTTGAAGATCCGCCTGTACAACCTATGCTTGGGATATCCTCACCAAGTTTACCATCAATTCCCAACGAAGCTTCCTCGTCCCAATCTTCCCTTGCATTGCAATTCCTTCTCAACGAAGTTGGTGAAGATGTAGAAATGATGTCACCGCCGCCTTTCCATCCCCCTGTATCAGACGCATGCAACACTGATTGA
- a CDS encoding Fructose-bisphosphate aldolase 5, cytosolic: protein MSPENIYTRPHNLFATPDISPDANKDEWRQPGDVQILLYPYYSKFDAHELIKIARALVNPRGKGIYATDEAPYAMDDLLASLDEDPKLNKTRSEEDKRERRKKWRVCMYSAAPTDYISGVILHDETLRDFKLAEILSEKGIIPGVRANLELTPIPRSEDEFIVQGLDDLLSKMQAARAEGARFSKWRAPIACSSVEGGFPSRISLETQAETLAQFAAISQQAGLVPIVEPDVDFSRDADLTRSAEIHEQAIAMIYERMRAHGVLLEGSLIKPSFPQPGLRHPSRSNVTPEEIAVATATVLSRAVPAAVPGILFLSGGLPSSQATQWLAAINALVLASPPTSPFTRLPPLTFSYGRALQGEPMKHWVKGDEEAAKAALVKWSKACWHAARGEVL, encoded by the exons ATGTCACCGGAGAACATTTACACCCGCCCCCATAACCTTTTCGCCACACCAGACATAAGTCCAGACGCAAATAAGGATGAGTGGAGGCAGCCTGGAGATGTACAAATTCTCCTATACCCTTACTATTCCAAGTTCGACGCACACGAGTTAATCAAGATAGCCAGAGCTTTAGTGAACCCCCGTGGTAAGGGAATTTACGCGACAGATGAAGCACCTTATGCAATGGATGACCTGCTCGCTTCATTGGATGAGGATCCCAAATTGAACAAAACCCGTAGTGAAGAAGATAAAAGGGAGCGCCGAAAGAAATGGAGAGTGTGCATGTACAGTGCCGCTCCGACTG ATTATATCTCTGGAGTGATTCTTCACGACGAGACACTCCGCGATTTTAAGCTAGCCGAGATTCTATCTGAGAAGGGAATCATACCAGGCGTCCGCGCCAACTTAGAACTGACACCGATACCCCGATCGGAAGATGAGTTCATAGTACAAGGACTCGACGACCTTCTGTCCAAGATGCAAGCAGCCCGTGCCGAAGGCGCGCGGTTCTCCAAGTGGCGGGCACCGATAGCTTGTAGTTCTGTTGAGGGTGGCTTCCCTTCACGCATTTCTCTCGAGACTCAGGCCGAAACGTTGGCTCAGTTTGCAGCGATTAGCCAGCAAGCCGGTTTGGTCCCCATCGTTGAACCCGATGTCGATTTTTCGAGGGACGCAGATCTTACGAGAAGTGCAGAGATCCACGAGCAAGCAATTGCCATGATCTACGAGCGCATGAGAGCCCACGGCGTCTTGTTAGAAG GATCCCTCATCAAGCCCTCGTTCCCCCAACCTGGGCTGCGACACCCTTCCAGGTCTAATGTCACCCCTGAAGAAATAGCTGTCGCCACTGCCACAGTTTTATCTCGTGCTGTGCCAGCAGCTGTTCCAGGAATCTTATTCTTATCTG GAGGATTGCCATCTTCACAAGCGACGCAATGGCTGGCGGCGATAAATGCGCTAGTACTAGCGTCTCCGCCGACATCTCCTTTCACGAGATTGCCACCTCTGACGTTTTCCTATGGACGGGCATTGCAGGGAGAGCCGATGAAACATTGGGTTAAGGGTGACGAAGAGGCTGCAAAAGCTGCCCTTGTGAAATGGTCGAAGGCATGTTGGCATGCAGCGAGAGGAGAGGTTTTGTAA